The DNA segment GTTTTTTGGAGAATTTGGTTCAGGAAAGACACAAATATGCCATCAAATTTCTGTAAATGTGCAATTACCACCAGAGAAAGGCGGACTATCTGGTAAAGCTGTTTATATTGATACCGAAGGTACCTTTAGATGGGAAAGAATAGAAGCTATGGCAAAGGCTGCAGGATTAGATCCCGATACGGCAATGGATAACATATATTACATGAGAGCCATAAATTCTGATCATCAAATAGCAATAGGAGACGATTTACAAGAATTTATAGCTAAAAATCCATCCGTAAAAGTAGTTATAGTAGATTCAGTGACTTCGCACTTTAGAGCAGAATACACTGGTAGAGAAAACTTAGCTGCAAGGCAGCAAAAGTTGAACAAACATCTTCATCAATTAACTAGATTAGCAGAAATATACGATCTAGCAGTTATTATTACTAACCAAGTAATGGCAAGGCCAGATATGTTTTACGGAGATCCTACTGTAGCAGTAGGAGGTCATACGCTTTATCACGTTCCAGGAATAAGAGTTCAATTAAAGAAGAGTAGAGGAAATAAAAGAATAGCAAGGATAGTAGACGCTCCACATCTACCGGAAGGAGAGGTAGTATTTGCGATAACAGAAGAAGGAATTAGGGACGCTGAAGAATAATTTTTTAAAATGGCCAATATTTTCAATATTATGGATTTTCTATGGGCTCCTTGGAGATCTAAATATGTAGCTGACTCATCTAAGAGTAAAAAAGAGGAATATTGTATATTTTGCGAGTTTCCTAAGCAAAACAATGATGAAAGAAATTTGATAGTATATAGAAGTAAATACGCTTACCTCATTCTTAATAGATTTCCGTATAATCCAGCTCATGTCATGATTGTTCCGTATAGACACATTTCGTCTATTGAGTTATTGGAAGATAATGAAGCCCAAGATATTTTTAGGTTAGTTAAAATTACGTTAGCAGCAATTCGGAAAGTTTATTCTCCCGACGGATTTAATGTAGGTATAAACATAGGTAGAACGGCAGGAGCAGGTATAGAAGCTCATGTACATGTGCACATTGTACCTAGATGGAACGGCGATGCTAATTTCATGCCAGTGTTATCAAATACAAAAGTATTACCAGAGGACTTAGAAACTACATATGTAAAAATAAAAAATGCTATTAAGGATATTATT comes from the Acidianus infernus genome and includes:
- the radA gene encoding DNA repair and recombination protein RadA; translated protein: MADQVQEKKKPKSIEDLSGVGQAVLNKLIDAGYSSLEAIAVASPQDLSVAAGIPLTTAQRIIKEARDALDIRFKTALEVKKERMNVRKITTSSQALDGLLGGGIETRTMTEFFGEFGSGKTQICHQISVNVQLPPEKGGLSGKAVYIDTEGTFRWERIEAMAKAAGLDPDTAMDNIYYMRAINSDHQIAIGDDLQEFIAKNPSVKVVIVDSVTSHFRAEYTGRENLAARQQKLNKHLHQLTRLAEIYDLAVIITNQVMARPDMFYGDPTVAVGGHTLYHVPGIRVQLKKSRGNKRIARIVDAPHLPEGEVVFAITEEGIRDAEE
- a CDS encoding HIT family protein, which translates into the protein MDFLWAPWRSKYVADSSKSKKEEYCIFCEFPKQNNDERNLIVYRSKYAYLILNRFPYNPAHVMIVPYRHISSIELLEDNEAQDIFRLVKITLAAIRKVYSPDGFNVGINIGRTAGAGIEAHVHVHIVPRWNGDANFMPVLSNTKVLPEDLETTYVKIKNAIKDIINNEDSLDH